A window from Leuconostoc mesenteroides subsp. mesenteroides encodes these proteins:
- a CDS encoding glycosyltransferase gives MNFFVNKAIGESNSGVEHAQFYRAQCFREKKIEFKFIFTDLLPQLHHHMQLWSLPENEVIGLYDLLLSDNPDRYAKTGLTEINEYATDSLWDLTNTQRTIVHQTTGQYTETIFRSKNYSEAKKLFLVDDDRVILKNGTHEIMWHYRDNGSRGRIATNIHLRNFRGKDYVFSTQEALIDFFFIEIQHIFNNNTYFLDRGTACEESLVRLKYVGLPLKIVNMIHAEHLVTYQGGHPLWNSYYQYLFNHLDDMDLVVTATKLQAEVIKKQLTQMNMRGADKVCAVPVGGVAKIENPRHWHGGTAKFVTASRLHPEKNIIQIVKAIKKLRDEGMDVTLAIYGSGNEEETIQRAITSLNLQSSVHLKGLSQDIIHDFQKYDAFVSASYSEGFGLTYIEAIGDALPIATYANLYGAQELVYEGVNGCLADFNRDKAQERVNISNLTDAMRRIFDNYDHLSVGAHQKAQEYQRTSIADQWQKICEVLI, from the coding sequence ATGAACTTTTTTGTGAATAAGGCAATTGGGGAAAGTAATAGTGGCGTTGAACACGCACAATTTTATCGTGCACAATGCTTTCGTGAAAAAAAGATTGAATTTAAGTTCATCTTCACTGACTTATTGCCACAATTGCATCATCATATGCAATTATGGTCTTTACCAGAAAATGAAGTTATCGGATTATATGATTTGTTGCTAAGTGACAATCCAGATCGATACGCCAAAACTGGTTTAACGGAGATCAATGAATATGCTACTGACTCTCTGTGGGACTTAACGAATACCCAGCGCACCATTGTGCATCAAACGACGGGGCAATATACTGAGACAATTTTTCGTTCTAAAAATTATTCTGAAGCGAAAAAATTATTCTTGGTTGACGATGATCGTGTTATTTTGAAAAACGGCACGCATGAAATCATGTGGCATTATCGAGATAATGGTTCGCGTGGAAGAATTGCTACAAATATTCATCTACGTAATTTTCGTGGTAAAGACTATGTTTTTTCAACACAAGAAGCATTAATCGACTTCTTTTTTATAGAAATACAACATATTTTTAACAACAATACGTACTTTTTGGATCGTGGGACTGCATGTGAAGAATCGTTAGTGCGCTTAAAGTACGTTGGATTACCTTTGAAAATTGTGAATATGATTCATGCTGAACACCTAGTCACCTATCAAGGTGGGCATCCTTTATGGAACAGCTATTACCAATACCTGTTTAACCACCTAGATGATATGGATTTAGTCGTAACAGCTACGAAATTACAAGCTGAGGTAATAAAAAAACAACTGACTCAAATGAACATGCGAGGTGCAGATAAAGTTTGTGCAGTGCCAGTTGGTGGGGTAGCTAAAATAGAAAATCCACGTCATTGGCACGGCGGAACTGCTAAGTTCGTCACTGCCTCACGCTTACATCCGGAAAAAAATATAATACAAATCGTAAAAGCCATAAAAAAATTACGCGACGAGGGGATGGATGTCACCCTAGCTATTTACGGTTCGGGCAACGAAGAAGAAACTATACAAAGAGCTATAACGTCATTAAACTTGCAATCTAGTGTACATTTAAAAGGTTTGAGTCAAGACATTATTCATGATTTTCAAAAATATGATGCATTTGTATCGGCCTCTTATTCTGAAGGGTTCGGATTAACCTATATTGAAGCCATTGGAGACGCTTTACCGATAGCCACCTATGCTAACTTATATGGTGCCCAAGAGCTTGTATATGAGGGCGTAAATGGGTGCCTAGCTGATTTTAATAGAGACAAAGCGCAAGAGCGTGTTAATATTTCCAATCTTACTGATGCAATGCGACGTATTTTTGATAATTATGATCACCTTTCTGTTGGTGCCCATCAAAAGGCACAGGAATATCAGAGAACTAGCATTGCTGATCAGTGGCAAAAGATATGTGAGGTGCTAATATGA
- a CDS encoding TSUP family transporter, whose translation MFPENFILYGIQILLVVVMIAMIIVVIRSYLLHRQPIFKRFGLGMLIGFITDFGDTLGIGSFATTTAAFRMTRYIDDDRKLPGTLNAVHAIPVMVQALFFITAVKVELTTLLPMTTAAVIGAYVGTHVTKKWHAPTVQRVMAVALLIAVVIMVVRMITSPGSNNSMGVHGLHGWWLVLGIVFNFGIGVLMTMGLGNYAPELIFFSLMGVNPAVAFPVMMLDAALIMPTTALNVIKMNRVSWRGFAGVAIGGVLGVIVAAKFFTSMNVDLLNKLIVIVALWTIFGLVRDSRKNNI comes from the coding sequence ATGTTTCCTGAAAATTTTATACTGTACGGTATACAAATACTACTTGTTGTTGTAATGATAGCAATGATTATAGTTGTTATCAGATCTTACTTGCTCCATAGGCAACCCATTTTTAAGCGATTTGGTTTAGGTATGTTGATTGGATTTATAACAGATTTTGGAGATACACTCGGCATTGGGTCATTTGCAACAACAACGGCGGCGTTTCGAATGACCCGTTATATAGATGATGACCGTAAATTACCGGGGACTTTGAACGCGGTTCATGCCATACCAGTGATGGTGCAAGCTTTATTTTTTATTACAGCTGTCAAGGTTGAATTGACAACGTTATTACCTATGACAACGGCTGCAGTTATAGGAGCTTATGTCGGGACTCATGTCACAAAAAAGTGGCATGCACCTACGGTACAACGCGTGATGGCTGTAGCATTATTAATTGCTGTTGTAATCATGGTAGTACGTATGATTACTAGCCCAGGAAGTAATAATTCAATGGGTGTGCATGGATTGCATGGCTGGTGGTTAGTTTTGGGAATCGTTTTCAACTTTGGTATTGGTGTGTTGATGACTATGGGCTTGGGTAATTATGCGCCAGAGTTGATATTCTTCTCTTTGATGGGTGTAAATCCTGCAGTCGCTTTTCCGGTAATGATGTTGGATGCAGCATTGATTATGCCTACTACAGCTTTAAATGTGATCAAAATGAATCGAGTGTCATGGCGGGGGTTTGCCGGAGTGGCCATAGGTGGTGTTCTAGGTGTGATTGTTGCGGCTAAGTTCTTTACTAGTATGAACGTCGATTTATTAAACAAGTTAATCGTTATTGTAGCTCTGTGGACGATTTTTGGGTTGGTTCGTGATTCCAGGAAAAATAATATTTAA
- a CDS encoding endopeptidase: MVRIQDDFYEAVNGEWEKTAVIPSDKPRTGGFSDLADDIEQWLLKTTSEWQRGQNVPDDSILNNFVKYHRLASDFTTRNELGSSPIQPFLKQYQSFSSFADFAPHIADLEKAGLPNALPLGVEPDFKDARTNVLWAGGLNILLPDTTYYAKDHPQAKVLLAKFREEQEALLPEFGFSENETNDLIEKYLTFDARVANVVLSQEEGHEYAKLYHPYEWEKFVQLAPTLPLNNILSELIGQTPDMVVVPEERFWQAADQFYSEEAWPLLKAYLLVSLVNQFTPYLSNEIRILGGVYQRALSGLPEAMSQEKSSFYLASRPFNQAIGLYYASEKFSPEAKADVEEKVASMIDVYKNRLQTAQWLNTETRKKAVTKLNTIVPHIGYPEKLPERLTEKVVSNDATLFETALKFRKIEIAYAWRKWHQPVDRSEWHMPAHLVNAYYDPQQNQIVFPAAILQEPFYSLSQSSSANYGGIGAVIAHEISHAFDTNGASFDEFGSLNNWWTDKDYEAFKVKTDQIVDQFDGLDSYGAKVNGHLTVSENVADLGGLAAALEAAKRDDDFSATAFFENWAAIWRMKARPEYMKLLAASDPHGPAKLRVNIQVKNFDDFFTTFNVKQGDKMWLDPQERVQIW; this comes from the coding sequence ATGGTTCGAATTCAAGATGATTTTTATGAGGCAGTAAATGGCGAATGGGAGAAAACGGCAGTAATTCCGTCTGATAAGCCTCGCACTGGCGGGTTTAGTGATCTGGCTGATGATATTGAGCAATGGTTACTGAAAACCACATCTGAGTGGCAAAGAGGGCAAAATGTACCTGATGATAGTATTTTGAATAATTTTGTTAAATATCATCGATTGGCATCTGATTTCACAACACGCAACGAGCTTGGTTCGTCTCCAATACAGCCATTTTTGAAGCAATACCAATCCTTTTCATCTTTTGCCGACTTTGCTCCACACATCGCTGATCTGGAAAAAGCTGGGCTACCAAATGCGTTGCCATTAGGTGTGGAACCTGATTTCAAAGACGCACGTACTAATGTTTTGTGGGCAGGTGGTTTGAATATCCTCTTACCAGATACGACATACTACGCTAAAGATCATCCACAGGCAAAAGTCTTGCTTGCTAAGTTTCGTGAAGAACAAGAAGCTTTACTACCGGAATTTGGTTTTTCGGAAAATGAAACTAATGATTTGATTGAAAAGTATCTTACATTTGATGCACGTGTTGCGAACGTAGTATTGAGTCAAGAAGAGGGGCACGAATATGCAAAATTATACCACCCATATGAATGGGAAAAATTTGTTCAATTAGCACCGACGTTACCCCTAAACAATATTTTAAGTGAATTGATTGGTCAGACACCGGATATGGTTGTGGTTCCAGAAGAACGTTTTTGGCAAGCAGCTGATCAGTTTTATTCCGAAGAAGCATGGCCATTATTAAAAGCATATCTACTTGTGTCGTTGGTTAATCAATTTACACCATATCTATCGAACGAAATCCGTATCTTGGGTGGTGTCTATCAACGAGCATTAAGCGGTCTTCCTGAAGCGATGAGTCAAGAAAAATCCTCCTTTTATCTGGCATCGCGTCCATTTAATCAAGCAATTGGTTTATACTATGCATCAGAGAAATTTTCTCCGGAAGCTAAAGCTGATGTTGAAGAAAAAGTTGCCTCAATGATTGATGTTTATAAAAATCGCTTGCAAACAGCGCAGTGGCTAAACACAGAGACGCGTAAGAAAGCAGTTACTAAGTTAAATACCATTGTCCCACATATCGGTTATCCAGAAAAGTTACCAGAACGCTTGACGGAAAAAGTAGTTTCTAACGATGCAACATTATTTGAAACAGCTTTGAAATTTCGAAAGATAGAAATTGCCTATGCTTGGCGTAAGTGGCATCAGCCGGTAGACCGTAGTGAGTGGCACATGCCGGCTCATTTGGTTAACGCCTATTATGATCCACAACAAAATCAGATTGTGTTTCCTGCAGCTATTTTGCAAGAACCATTTTATAGCTTGTCACAATCATCGTCGGCCAATTATGGTGGTATTGGCGCAGTGATTGCTCATGAAATTTCTCATGCCTTTGATACCAATGGCGCTTCATTTGATGAGTTTGGTAGCTTGAATAACTGGTGGACAGACAAGGACTATGAAGCATTCAAAGTAAAAACAGATCAAATTGTTGATCAATTTGATGGTTTGGACTCATACGGTGCAAAAGTTAATGGGCACTTAACTGTTTCTGAAAACGTAGCAGACTTAGGCGGTTTAGCAGCTGCACTAGAGGCAGCTAAACGTGATGATGACTTCTCTGCAACTGCATTCTTTGAAAATTGGGCGGCCATTTGGCGAATGAAAGCACGACCAGAATATATGAAGTTACTGGCTGCATCAGATCCCCACGGTCCTGCTAAATTACGGGTTAATATACAAGTGAAAAATTTTGATGACTTCTTTACGACATTCAATGTGAAGCAAGGAGATAAAATGTGGCTTGACCCTCAAGAACGAGTACAGATTTGGTGA
- a CDS encoding ATP-binding cassette domain-containing protein, translating to MTEEAQKKLVELKDLQLYFNKGKSNEVRAIDHVSFDIYEGEVFGLVGESGSGKTTIGRTILKLYEPTDGSITFNGEDVTKLKGKHLSEFRKDSQMIFQDPQASLNGRMKVRDIIAEGIDVNHLAKSKEERNTKVQELLDLVGLNKDHASRYPHEFSGGQRQRIGIARALAVDPKFIIADEPISALDVSIQAQVVNLMKELQKKHSLTYLFIAHDLSMVKYISDRIGVMHWGKLLEIGTADAVYNHPLHPYTKSLLSAIPVPDPEVENNRQHIDYDPSVETDGKERTMLEVNPGHFVLATEEEAVIYKEQQQ from the coding sequence ATGACCGAAGAAGCACAAAAAAAATTGGTTGAGTTAAAAGATTTACAGTTGTATTTTAACAAAGGTAAATCAAATGAAGTTCGTGCGATTGATCATGTTAGTTTTGATATTTATGAAGGTGAAGTATTTGGCCTGGTTGGTGAATCTGGATCTGGTAAAACAACAATCGGTCGTACAATTTTAAAATTATATGAACCAACTGATGGTTCAATTACATTTAATGGTGAAGATGTCACTAAGTTAAAAGGAAAGCATCTTTCTGAATTTCGTAAGGATTCACAAATGATTTTCCAAGATCCTCAAGCCAGTTTGAATGGACGCATGAAAGTGCGTGACATTATTGCTGAAGGTATCGACGTGAACCATTTAGCGAAATCTAAGGAAGAACGGAATACTAAAGTTCAAGAGTTGTTGGATTTAGTTGGATTAAACAAAGATCATGCGTCTCGTTATCCACATGAGTTCTCTGGTGGGCAACGTCAGCGTATTGGAATTGCACGTGCACTTGCCGTTGACCCTAAGTTTATTATTGCTGATGAACCGATATCTGCGCTGGATGTTTCGATTCAAGCGCAAGTTGTTAATTTGATGAAAGAATTACAAAAGAAACATTCATTAACATACTTGTTCATTGCTCATGATTTGTCGATGGTCAAATATATTTCAGATCGTATTGGTGTTATGCATTGGGGAAAACTGCTTGAGATTGGAACAGCAGATGCTGTATATAATCATCCCTTACATCCATACACGAAAAGTTTATTATCAGCTATTCCGGTACCTGATCCGGAAGTTGAGAATAATCGCCAACATATTGATTATGATCCTAGTGTAGAAACAGATGGCAAAGAACGTACAATGTTAGAAGTTAATCCAGGCCACTTCGTTTTAGCAACTGAAGAAGAAGCCGTAATATATAAAGAACAACAGCAGTAA
- a CDS encoding ATP-binding cassette domain-containing protein: MSNPILKVENLHVNFNTYAGTVQAIRDVSFDLNEGETLAIVGESGSGKSVTTKTLMGLNAKNAVIPDNSRLIFKDRNLLDLKEEEWQHVRGNEIAMIFQDPMTSLDPTMKIGHQIAEPLIKHRGMKEKEALTRALELMKGVGIPDAEEHINDYPHQWSGGMRQRAVIAIALAADPEILIADEPTTALDVTIQAQILNLMKELQKESNSSIIFITHDLGVVAGMADRVAVMYAGKIVEYGTVDEIFFNPQHPYTWGLLNSMPTTDTEEGSLQAIPGTPPDLLEPPVGDAFAARNQYALAIDSREEPPFFKVSETHYAATWLLDERAPKVTPPRQILNRWAHWQELQGQEA; encoded by the coding sequence ATGAGTAATCCAATTTTAAAAGTTGAAAATTTACACGTCAACTTCAATACTTATGCTGGTACCGTGCAAGCGATTCGTGATGTTTCATTTGATTTAAATGAAGGAGAAACATTAGCGATTGTTGGTGAGTCTGGATCAGGAAAATCAGTAACAACGAAAACATTGATGGGATTAAATGCTAAGAATGCTGTTATTCCTGATAATAGTCGATTGATATTTAAGGATAGAAACTTATTAGACTTGAAAGAGGAAGAGTGGCAACACGTTCGTGGTAATGAAATTGCTATGATTTTCCAGGATCCAATGACGAGTTTGGATCCAACAATGAAAATTGGTCATCAAATTGCTGAACCACTGATTAAGCATCGTGGTATGAAAGAAAAAGAGGCCTTGACTCGGGCGCTAGAATTGATGAAAGGTGTTGGAATTCCTGATGCCGAAGAACACATCAATGACTATCCACACCAATGGTCAGGTGGCATGAGACAACGTGCGGTTATTGCAATTGCTTTGGCAGCTGACCCTGAAATATTGATTGCTGATGAACCAACAACTGCCTTAGATGTAACTATTCAAGCGCAAATTTTGAACTTGATGAAAGAACTACAAAAAGAATCAAATTCATCTATTATCTTCATCACTCATGATTTAGGTGTTGTTGCTGGCATGGCCGATCGAGTGGCTGTTATGTATGCTGGTAAAATTGTTGAGTATGGCACAGTTGATGAAATTTTCTTCAACCCACAACATCCATATACATGGGGATTGTTGAATTCGATGCCAACAACAGATACTGAGGAAGGATCACTACAAGCAATTCCAGGAACACCGCCCGATTTGTTAGAACCTCCCGTTGGAGATGCCTTTGCGGCACGTAATCAATATGCGTTAGCAATTGATAGCCGTGAGGAGCCGCCATTCTTCAAAGTTAGTGAGACACACTATGCAGCCACTTGGTTGTTAGATGAACGTGCGCCTAAGGTTACCCCACCAAGACAAATTTTGAATCGTTGGGCCCACTGGCAAGAATTACAAGGGCAGGAGGCTTAA
- a CDS encoding ABC transporter permease subunit gives MAANTEDFVIVGAQSSDANEHISKPALSFWQDAWRRLKLNKLAVVSMWFLVFILGFAIISNVFVKQNDANSFDSDNVGKYKNLPPKSGLPIPGWKGTIKEPGATESTNPYADNNVKKNYLFGTDTIGRSLGKRVIVGLRISLLVAISATLIDLLIGVSYGVFSGWKGGTVDVVMQRIIEIMSSVPNLIVVTMIGLLLGSGVTSIIIAIALTGWLSMARQVRNMTLSLKERDYVLAAKALGESSTKIAIKHLIPNMAGTIIVQIMMTVPNAIMFEAVLSAINLGVKPPTASLGSLISDAQSMLQFYPYQILIPSAVLVLISLAFILLGDGLRDAFDPRASED, from the coding sequence ATGGCTGCAAATACTGAAGATTTTGTCATCGTTGGCGCACAAAGCTCTGATGCCAACGAACATATTTCTAAGCCAGCACTGTCATTTTGGCAAGATGCTTGGCGTCGTTTAAAATTAAATAAATTAGCGGTTGTATCAATGTGGTTTTTGGTATTTATCCTTGGATTTGCCATTATATCCAATGTTTTTGTGAAACAAAATGATGCAAACTCGTTTGATTCTGACAATGTCGGTAAATATAAAAATTTGCCACCAAAGTCAGGACTACCTATTCCTGGTTGGAAAGGTACAATTAAAGAACCAGGAGCAACAGAATCGACTAATCCGTATGCGGACAATAATGTTAAGAAAAATTATCTATTTGGTACAGACACCATTGGTCGTTCACTTGGGAAACGTGTCATTGTTGGACTTAGAATTTCATTACTAGTTGCTATTTCGGCAACATTAATTGATTTGTTGATTGGTGTTTCATACGGTGTATTTTCTGGTTGGAAAGGTGGCACTGTTGATGTGGTCATGCAACGAATCATTGAAATTATGTCGTCTGTTCCTAATTTGATTGTTGTAACAATGATTGGTTTGCTGCTTGGTAGTGGCGTAACTTCAATTATCATAGCAATTGCGCTAACAGGTTGGCTAAGTATGGCTCGTCAAGTGCGTAACATGACTTTATCATTAAAAGAGCGAGATTATGTATTGGCAGCTAAAGCATTAGGTGAAAGTTCAACCAAAATAGCTATTAAGCATTTAATACCAAATATGGCTGGAACAATTATTGTTCAAATTATGATGACTGTTCCAAATGCGATTATGTTTGAAGCTGTTTTGTCGGCAATTAACTTAGGTGTTAAGCCTCCAACGGCATCGTTAGGATCGTTGATTTCTGATGCGCAAAGTATGCTGCAATTTTATCCCTATCAAATTTTAATTCCGTCTGCTGTGTTGGTATTAATTTCGTTGGCGTTCATTCTATTGGGTGACGGACTTCGAGATGCTTTCGACCCACGTGCGAGTGAAGACTAA
- a CDS encoding ABC transporter permease subunit, translating to MLKYILKRLVLLLFTLFLVITATFFLMQIMPGTPFNNPKLTPGMIAQLNKAYGLDLPLWHQYLNYMINAIHGDFGTSFQYQNQSVGMLIGQRLPISAQLGAQALVIGVIAGLFMGAVSARNKNNKIDGTLGVVSTLGISVPSFILAIVLLYLFGFKWPLFPVSGWGDSFSESVLPTVALAVSPAAIVTRFVRSEMIEALGSDYVQLARAKGLSEKEIVNKHAYRNSMIPVLTLIGPMAAGLLTGSTLIENIFSIPGIGQQFVSSIPTKDFPVIMGTTIVYAMMLMVMILITDILTAIVDPRVRLQ from the coding sequence ATGTTGAAATATATTTTAAAGCGATTAGTGCTTTTGCTTTTCACGTTATTCTTGGTAATTACTGCGACGTTCTTTTTAATGCAAATAATGCCTGGAACGCCTTTTAATAATCCCAAGCTGACACCAGGAATGATTGCTCAGTTGAACAAAGCGTATGGATTAGATTTGCCGCTATGGCACCAATATCTAAACTATATGATTAATGCTATCCATGGCGATTTTGGCACGTCGTTTCAGTATCAAAACCAAAGTGTTGGTATGTTGATTGGGCAAAGATTGCCGATTTCAGCACAATTGGGCGCACAAGCTCTAGTTATAGGTGTTATTGCTGGTCTCTTTATGGGCGCAGTTTCAGCGCGTAATAAGAATAATAAAATTGATGGTACTTTGGGTGTGGTGTCTACCTTGGGTATTTCAGTACCTAGCTTCATTTTGGCCATTGTTTTACTGTATCTTTTCGGGTTTAAATGGCCGCTATTTCCTGTTTCCGGTTGGGGTGATTCGTTTTCAGAATCAGTGTTGCCTACTGTTGCATTGGCCGTTAGCCCTGCAGCGATAGTTACTCGTTTTGTCCGCTCAGAAATGATTGAAGCACTGGGATCTGACTATGTCCAGTTGGCACGTGCTAAGGGTCTTAGTGAAAAAGAAATTGTCAATAAACATGCTTATCGTAATTCAATGATTCCAGTTTTGACATTAATTGGGCCAATGGCTGCCGGCTTATTAACCGGATCAACGTTGATTGAAAATATTTTCTCGATTCCAGGCATTGGGCAGCAATTCGTTTCGTCTATTCCGACAAAAGACTTTCCGGTTATCATGGGTACAACAATTGTTTATGCCATGATGTTGATGGTAATGATTCTAATTACGGACATTTTGACGGCAATTGTTGATCCACGTGTTCGTTTGCAATAA
- a CDS encoding peptide ABC transporter substrate-binding protein — protein MDTWKKWAIGAAVVVVAGAGTRAAGLWGGSQDSDKDTLNFTFPTPIQTLDISKNTDTYSGTVIGNTGSNLLRVNAKGKTVPDLAKSVKVSKDGLTYTATLRSGLKYSDGSKLTAKDFVYSWQRIVNPKTASQYSYLASGVKNAEAIAAGKADINSLGVKADGNKITFSLERPLPQFEYLLTFANFMPQKQSFVEKQGKKYGTTSEKQLYSGPYKFEGWNGTNNKFKMVKNDNYWDAKSVKTKEITWQVIQKPETAVQLYKQGKLDRTTISDTPELYKANKNNKDVVKQPEATTSYIEYNQTGKNKFLANTKIRQALNLATNRKELTDQVTSGISTPATGLVPEGLAKTSSGKDLAAYVAPGYKYDTKEAAKLFAEGLKEVGETKMSFTITTDSESPAGKTTLDYLKGSMEKALPGLTVDEKFVPFKQRLSDSQTQNFDAVVSLWGGDYPEGSTFYDLFRDGASYNNGQFKNSAYTQAVEKAETTDALNASARDSDYKAAEEALYKDANINPLYFRSRYALSRSNVKDIIINTTGTNMDLKYAYRK, from the coding sequence ATGGATACATGGAAAAAATGGGCGATCGGTGCAGCCGTTGTGGTTGTTGCTGGCGCTGGAACGCGTGCTGCCGGTCTCTGGGGTGGTTCGCAAGATTCTGATAAGGATACTTTGAATTTTACCTTTCCTACACCAATTCAAACATTGGATATATCAAAAAACACAGATACATATTCAGGTACTGTCATTGGTAATACAGGTTCTAACTTGTTACGAGTTAACGCCAAAGGGAAAACAGTTCCTGATTTAGCCAAGTCTGTTAAAGTATCAAAGGATGGGTTGACGTATACCGCAACACTACGTAGTGGGTTGAAGTATTCAGACGGCTCAAAGTTGACGGCTAAGGATTTCGTATATTCATGGCAACGTATTGTTAACCCTAAAACCGCTTCACAGTATTCATATTTAGCTTCGGGTGTTAAGAACGCTGAAGCAATTGCTGCGGGTAAAGCAGATATTAATTCTTTGGGAGTTAAAGCAGATGGTAATAAGATTACATTTAGTTTAGAACGGCCATTGCCACAGTTTGAATACTTACTAACTTTTGCTAATTTTATGCCACAAAAACAAAGCTTTGTTGAAAAGCAAGGTAAGAAGTATGGCACAACTTCAGAAAAGCAATTGTACTCAGGACCTTATAAGTTTGAAGGTTGGAATGGTACAAATAATAAATTCAAAATGGTTAAGAATGACAATTATTGGGATGCTAAGAGTGTAAAGACAAAAGAAATTACATGGCAAGTTATCCAGAAGCCAGAAACAGCAGTTCAATTGTATAAGCAAGGCAAGTTAGATCGTACAACAATTTCGGACACGCCTGAATTATACAAAGCTAATAAAAACAATAAGGATGTTGTAAAGCAACCAGAAGCAACAACAAGTTATATTGAGTACAACCAAACTGGTAAAAACAAGTTCTTAGCAAATACTAAAATTCGTCAAGCTTTGAATTTAGCTACTAATCGTAAAGAATTAACAGACCAAGTTACATCTGGTATTTCAACCCCAGCAACAGGGTTGGTCCCAGAAGGATTAGCCAAAACATCTTCTGGTAAAGATTTAGCTGCATATGTTGCGCCAGGCTACAAGTATGACACTAAAGAAGCAGCCAAATTATTTGCTGAAGGATTGAAAGAAGTAGGTGAAACAAAGATGAGTTTCACAATTACGACGGATTCTGAGTCTCCTGCTGGAAAGACAACCTTAGACTATTTGAAGGGATCAATGGAAAAAGCGCTTCCAGGACTAACGGTGGATGAAAAATTTGTACCGTTTAAGCAACGTTTGTCAGATTCACAAACGCAAAACTTTGATGCTGTTGTATCACTATGGGGCGGTGATTATCCAGAAGGTTCAACATTCTACGACCTATTTAGAGATGGGGCTTCATATAACAATGGTCAGTTCAAGAATAGTGCCTATACACAGGCGGTTGAAAAAGCTGAAACAACAGATGCCTTAAATGCTTCAGCCAGAGATTCTGATTATAAGGCAGCTGAGGAAGCCTTGTATAAGGATGCTAACATTAACCCATTATACTTCCGTTCTAGGTATGCATTATCTCGTTCAAATGTTAAAGATATTATTATCAATACTACTGGCACGAACATGGATTTGAAGTACGCCTATCGTAAGTAA
- a CDS encoding ABC transporter permease subunit (The N-terminal region of this protein, as described by TIGR01726, is a three transmembrane segment that identifies a subfamily of ABC transporter permease subunits, which specificities that include histidine, arginine, glutamine, glutamate, L-cystine (sic), the opines (in Agrobacterium) octopine and nopaline, etc.), protein MVTLGIFDAFTPQNVQYLLGGLGITVGVSIISVILSFIAGSVIGIVQFERIPYFSKFVGTINNIIRNLPLLLIIFFVYFALPKLGIHLPIFWATVVAMSTFESSMLAEIVRGGLESIDEGQFEGARANGLTNIQTMFYIVLPQAYKKMIPPIISQLISLVKDTSLAMGIVLAEMTYRGQIIYAQNSTYIIPVLIAITLVYFLLNYGLSLVAKWFDHRLA, encoded by the coding sequence ATGGTTACATTAGGAATTTTTGACGCCTTTACACCGCAAAACGTCCAATATTTGTTGGGTGGTTTAGGCATTACAGTTGGTGTATCAATTATCTCGGTTATTTTAAGTTTTATTGCTGGATCAGTAATTGGAATTGTTCAATTTGAACGTATCCCATATTTTTCTAAGTTTGTCGGTACAATTAATAATATTATTCGTAATTTACCGTTACTATTAATTATTTTCTTCGTGTATTTTGCCTTACCAAAACTAGGCATCCATTTACCTATTTTTTGGGCAACTGTTGTTGCGATGAGTACTTTTGAATCTTCAATGCTCGCCGAAATTGTGCGTGGCGGACTAGAATCCATCGATGAAGGGCAGTTTGAAGGCGCACGTGCTAATGGACTAACCAATATTCAGACAATGTTTTACATTGTATTGCCCCAAGCGTATAAGAAAATGATTCCACCAATCATTTCACAGTTGATATCATTGGTTAAGGATACTAGTCTTGCTATGGGAATTGTCTTAGCCGAGATGACTTATCGTGGTCAGATTATTTATGCCCAAAATTCTACTTATATCATTCCAGTTTTGATTGCAATTACGTTGGTATACTTCTTGTTAAATTATGGACTATCTTTAGTTGCCAAGTGGTTTGATCATCGCTTAGCTTAA